A portion of the Anthonomus grandis grandis chromosome 19, icAntGran1.3, whole genome shotgun sequence genome contains these proteins:
- the LOC126747117 gene encoding retinol dehydrogenase 12-like — MFIEHFLEDFDRFSSSWWPYVIALFISVISAIRVYVGGTQYQNPQRIDGKVVIITGGSSGIGFETAKNLAQRGAKVILAVRSKEKGLEASEAIKRAHKEAQVTVKLLDISEVSSIKTFAEEIKKEHETIDVLINNAGIIHRPFKETLMVNYLGPFLLTHLLLDQLNRADNGRIINVSAMAHYHAKLQLDHFNRDESIDEKAAFALTKLALTIFSRYLATLLKDTKITCNSMSPGLVRGTNHLKNLPLQKSPWSRMSVWPWVWLFLKTPRQGCQTAVYLAVEPDLMNVSGYYFSDCEIKEPSEQTKDARLASELYQKSCEILEIDCKKILATALEPKDTNHTNDF; from the exons atgtttatcgAACATTTCCTCGAGGATTTCGATCGTTTTTCCAGCAGTTGGTGGCCCTACGTGATCGCACTCTTCATAAGTGTCATTTCAGCCATAAG GGTATACGTGGGCGGTACCCAGTACCAAAACCCTCAAAGAATCGATGGAAAAGTGGTGATTATTACCGGTGGTTCCAGCGGAATTGGCTTCGAAACGGCCAAGAATCTCGCCCAAAGAG GGGCCAAAGTTATTTTAGCTGTGCGGAGTAAAGAGAAGGGCCTGGAGGCCTCGGAGGCCATAAAAAGGGCCCACAAAGAGGCCCAAGTAACAGTGAAACTCTTGGACATCTCCGAAGTGTCCAGCATTAAAACGTTCgcggaagaaataaaaaaagagcacGAAACAATCGACGTTTTAATCAACAACGCGGGAATAATCCATCGACCCTTCAAGGAAACTTTAATGGTGAATTACTTGGGTCCGTTCCTGTTGACCCATTTGCTGCTGGACCAGCTGAATCGTGCCGATAACGGGCGCATAATCAACGTGTCCGCCATGGCCCACTACCACGCCAAACTACAATTGGACCACTTTAATCGAGATGAAAGCATTGACGAAAAAGCCGCTTTTGCTCTGACCAAGTTGGCCCTAACCATTTTTAGCAGATACTTGGCAACGTTGCTCAAAg atacaaaaatcacCTGTAACTCAATGAGTCCTGGCCTGGTGAGGGGTACCAACCACTTGAAGAATTTGCCCCTGCAAAAATCCCCCTGGAGTAGAATGTCAGTGTGGCCCTGGGTGTGGTTGTTTCTGAAAACTCCCCGGCAAGGTTGCCAGACTGCCGTGTATTTAGCGGTAGAACCTGATTTAATGAACGTGTCCGGGTACTATTTTAG tgattgTGAGATCAAAGAACCCTCTGAACAAACCAAAGATGCCCGACTGGCCTCGGAATTGTACCAAAAATCTTGTGAAATACTCGAAATTGATTGCAAGAAAATTCTGGCAACAGCATTGGAACCCAAAGATACCAACCATACAAACGACTTTTAa
- the LOC126747118 gene encoding retinol dehydrogenase 13-like, protein MNVIKNIPKPLLIGSALCATYGFATLLKEKSGGDRYQGPKEAHNKVVIVTGANTGIGKETAWELARRGAKVYMACRDMNRCEEARKEIVLDTRNKFVYCRPCDLASLDSIRKFVEVFKKEQQQLHILINNAGVMRTPKGSKTAEGFEMQLGVNHLGHFLLTNLLLDVLKASAPSRVINLSSVAHKRGTIKKDDLNSDLEYDPAKAYEQSKLCNILFTKELAVRLKDSGVTVNAVHPGIVDTEIVRHMPFSKSFFAKVFLKPLSYPFTKNARQGCQTVVYLALDPEVSEVTGEYFVNYKREEALEDAELGKWLWKVSEKWTRLNNK, encoded by the exons atgaatgtaataaaaaacattcCTAAGCCCTTGCTGATAGGTTCGGCCCTATGTGCCACCTACGGGTTCGCCACCCTTTTAAA GGAAAAGAGTGGTGGAGACAGATATCAGGGCCCTAAAGAGGCCCATAATAAGGTGGTTATCGTCACGGGGGCAAACACGGGCATAGGCAAAGAAACTGCTTGGGAGTTGGCCCGCAGGGGGGCCAAAGTTTATATGGCCTGCCGAGACATGAACAGATGTGAAGAG GCTCGCAAGGAGATCGTCCTTGATACCAGGAATAAGTTTGTCTACTGTAGACCCTGTGATTTGGCTTCTCTTGACTCGATCAGGAAATTCGTTGAAGTTTTTAAGAAGGAACAGCAGCAGTtgcacattttaattaataatgcggGGGTCATGAGGACCCCAAAGGGATCAAAAACTGCAGAGGGTTTCGAGATGCAATTGGGGGTCAACCATTTGGGGCACTTTCTCTTGACCAATTTACTGTTGGATGTTCTAAAG GCTTCTGCCCCCAGCAGGGTCATTAATCTTTCCTCAGTAGCGCACAAAAGGGGCACCATAAAAAAAGACGATTTGAATAGTGATTTGGAGTATGACCCCGCCAAGGCTTATGAACAAAGCAAGTTATGTAACATTTTATTCACTAAAGAGTTGGCTGTGCGATTGAAAG ATTCTGGAGTGACGGTTAATGCAGTTCATCCTGGTATAGTGGACACGGAAATCGTACGTCACATGCCCTTCTCCAAAAGCTTTTTTGCAAAAGTCTTCCTTAAGCCCTTGTCGTATCCGTTTACTAAAAATGCCAGGCAGGGTTGCCAGACTGTCGTTTACTTGGCATTAGATCCGGAAGTCTCGGAGGTCACCGGGGAGTATTTCGTCAATTATAAACGGGAGGAGGCGCTCGAGGACGCGGAGTTGGGAAAGTGGTTGTGGAAAGTCAGCGAAAAATGGACgagattaaataataaatag
- the LOC126747115 gene encoding steroid hormone receptor ERR2 isoform X2, whose product MWVSIMSSDPGLPIKKELDTFPDCSPSNSDLYSPTTTTQQPIISENIIQSSDGLEYHDTYEMMKISHRSPVSPERQYCSSTTQPHTDSGHNELDVKPEDDSPRRLCLVCGDFASGFHYGVASCEACKAFFKRTIQGNIEYTCPASGDCEINKRRRKACQACRFRKCLRSGMLKEGVRLDRVRGGRQKYRRNPDSPYQVQVVTALKPHVLLEDIKMLEALVACEPDCLEINTTLEGSKHRTLAILSDLYDRELVGIIGWAKQIPGFSDLSLNDQMRLLQSTWAEILTLTLAYRSLPLSSLGRLKFAMDFTMDEKQSKDCGAIELYQTCSHIVERLESLAINKEEYYLLKALVLTNSDVKLDEYQSLKKFRDGILGAMSDAISILRPNNCLTQIQQIMLCLPALRQADQTVRKFWSDVHSRDLVTMNKLFLEMLEASNNR is encoded by the exons ATGTGG GTATCAATAATGTCTTCTGACCCGGGACTACCGATAAAAAAGGAACTGGACACGTTTCCGGACTGTTCGCCGTCCAATAGCGACCTGTATTCACCCACCACTACCACACAGCAACCAATCATAAGCGAAAACATCATACAATCATCTGAT GGCCTGGAGTACCACGATACGTACGAAATGATGAAAATATCCCATAGATCCCCGGTGAGCCCCGAGAGACAGTACTGCTCATCAACCACTCAACCACACACAGATTCCGGGCACAATGAG TTGGACGTGAAACCGGAAGACGACTCGCCCCGGAGGCTGTGCCTCGTTTGCGGGGACTTCGCCTCCGGTTTCCACTACGGCGTGGCCTCCTGCGAGGCCTGCAAGGCCTTTTTCAAACGCACCATCCAGGGCAACATTGAGTACACGTGTCCCGCCTCCGGGGACTGCGAGATTAACAAAAGACGACGGAAGGCGTGTCAGGCCTGTCGCTTCCGGAAATGTTTACGTTCCGGGATGTTGAAGGAGGGAGTGCGGCTGGACAGGGTGAGGGGGGGCCGGCAAAAGTATCGACGGAACCCCGACAGTCCTTATCAGGTTCAGGTGGTGACGGCCTTGAAGCCTCACGTGTTATTGGAGG ATATAAAAATGCTGGAAGCGTTAGTTGCTTGCGAGCCGGACTGCTTGGAAATCAACACGACCTTGGAGGGTTCCAAGCATCGCACCCTGGCGATTTTGAGCGACTTGTACGATCGGGAGTTGGTGGGGATTATTGGGTGGGCCAAGCAAATACCTG GTTTTTCAGATTTGTCCTTGAACGACCAGATGAGGCTTTTGCAGAGCACTTGGGCGGAAATTTTGACTTTAACTTTGGCGTATCGCAGTTTGCCGTTGAGCAGTTTGGGCCGGTTGAAGTTCGCCATGGACTTCACCATGGACGAGAAACAATCGAAGGACTGCGGGGCCATCGAGTTATACCAGACC TGTTCCCATATTGTGGAACGTTTGGAGTCTTTGGCCATAAACAAGGAGGAGTACTACCTGCTCAAGGCTCTGGTGCTCACCAATTCCGACGTGAAACTGGACGAATATCAGAGTTTGAAGAAGTTCAGGGATGGGATTTTGGGGGCCATGTCGGATGCCATAAGCATATTGAG accGAATAATTGCCTGACCCAGATCCAGCAGATTATGCTGTGCCTCCCCGCTCTGAGACAAGCGGATCAGACGGTGCGGAAATTCTGGTCCGACGTCCACAGTCGGGATCTGGTGACGATGAACAAATTGTTTCTGGAAATGTTGGAGGCCTCCAATAATCGGTAG
- the LOC126747115 gene encoding steroid hormone receptor ERR2 isoform X3 — MSSDPGLPIKKELDTFPDCSPSNSDLYSPTTTTQQPIISENIIQSSDGLEYHDTYEMMKISHRSPVSPERQYCSSTTQPHTDSGHNELDVKPEDDSPRRLCLVCGDFASGFHYGVASCEACKAFFKRTIQGNIEYTCPASGDCEINKRRRKACQACRFRKCLRSGMLKEGVRLDRVRGGRQKYRRNPDSPYQVQVVTALKPHVLLEDIKMLEALVACEPDCLEINTTLEGSKHRTLAILSDLYDRELVGIIGWAKQIPGFSDLSLNDQMRLLQSTWAEILTLTLAYRSLPLSSLGRLKFAMDFTMDEKQSKDCGAIELYQTCSHIVERLESLAINKEEYYLLKALVLTNSDVKLDEYQSLKKFRDGILGAMSDAISILRPNNCLTQIQQIMLCLPALRQADQTVRKFWSDVHSRDLVTMNKLFLEMLEASNNR; from the exons ATGTCTTCTGACCCGGGACTACCGATAAAAAAGGAACTGGACACGTTTCCGGACTGTTCGCCGTCCAATAGCGACCTGTATTCACCCACCACTACCACACAGCAACCAATCATAAGCGAAAACATCATACAATCATCTGAT GGCCTGGAGTACCACGATACGTACGAAATGATGAAAATATCCCATAGATCCCCGGTGAGCCCCGAGAGACAGTACTGCTCATCAACCACTCAACCACACACAGATTCCGGGCACAATGAG TTGGACGTGAAACCGGAAGACGACTCGCCCCGGAGGCTGTGCCTCGTTTGCGGGGACTTCGCCTCCGGTTTCCACTACGGCGTGGCCTCCTGCGAGGCCTGCAAGGCCTTTTTCAAACGCACCATCCAGGGCAACATTGAGTACACGTGTCCCGCCTCCGGGGACTGCGAGATTAACAAAAGACGACGGAAGGCGTGTCAGGCCTGTCGCTTCCGGAAATGTTTACGTTCCGGGATGTTGAAGGAGGGAGTGCGGCTGGACAGGGTGAGGGGGGGCCGGCAAAAGTATCGACGGAACCCCGACAGTCCTTATCAGGTTCAGGTGGTGACGGCCTTGAAGCCTCACGTGTTATTGGAGG ATATAAAAATGCTGGAAGCGTTAGTTGCTTGCGAGCCGGACTGCTTGGAAATCAACACGACCTTGGAGGGTTCCAAGCATCGCACCCTGGCGATTTTGAGCGACTTGTACGATCGGGAGTTGGTGGGGATTATTGGGTGGGCCAAGCAAATACCTG GTTTTTCAGATTTGTCCTTGAACGACCAGATGAGGCTTTTGCAGAGCACTTGGGCGGAAATTTTGACTTTAACTTTGGCGTATCGCAGTTTGCCGTTGAGCAGTTTGGGCCGGTTGAAGTTCGCCATGGACTTCACCATGGACGAGAAACAATCGAAGGACTGCGGGGCCATCGAGTTATACCAGACC TGTTCCCATATTGTGGAACGTTTGGAGTCTTTGGCCATAAACAAGGAGGAGTACTACCTGCTCAAGGCTCTGGTGCTCACCAATTCCGACGTGAAACTGGACGAATATCAGAGTTTGAAGAAGTTCAGGGATGGGATTTTGGGGGCCATGTCGGATGCCATAAGCATATTGAG accGAATAATTGCCTGACCCAGATCCAGCAGATTATGCTGTGCCTCCCCGCTCTGAGACAAGCGGATCAGACGGTGCGGAAATTCTGGTCCGACGTCCACAGTCGGGATCTGGTGACGATGAACAAATTGTTTCTGGAAATGTTGGAGGCCTCCAATAATCGGTAG
- the LOC126747115 gene encoding steroid hormone receptor ERR2 isoform X1, producing the protein MDCWMQDVVSIMSSDPGLPIKKELDTFPDCSPSNSDLYSPTTTTQQPIISENIIQSSDGLEYHDTYEMMKISHRSPVSPERQYCSSTTQPHTDSGHNELDVKPEDDSPRRLCLVCGDFASGFHYGVASCEACKAFFKRTIQGNIEYTCPASGDCEINKRRRKACQACRFRKCLRSGMLKEGVRLDRVRGGRQKYRRNPDSPYQVQVVTALKPHVLLEDIKMLEALVACEPDCLEINTTLEGSKHRTLAILSDLYDRELVGIIGWAKQIPGFSDLSLNDQMRLLQSTWAEILTLTLAYRSLPLSSLGRLKFAMDFTMDEKQSKDCGAIELYQTCSHIVERLESLAINKEEYYLLKALVLTNSDVKLDEYQSLKKFRDGILGAMSDAISILRPNNCLTQIQQIMLCLPALRQADQTVRKFWSDVHSRDLVTMNKLFLEMLEASNNR; encoded by the exons atggattgCTGGATGCAGGACGTG GTATCAATAATGTCTTCTGACCCGGGACTACCGATAAAAAAGGAACTGGACACGTTTCCGGACTGTTCGCCGTCCAATAGCGACCTGTATTCACCCACCACTACCACACAGCAACCAATCATAAGCGAAAACATCATACAATCATCTGAT GGCCTGGAGTACCACGATACGTACGAAATGATGAAAATATCCCATAGATCCCCGGTGAGCCCCGAGAGACAGTACTGCTCATCAACCACTCAACCACACACAGATTCCGGGCACAATGAG TTGGACGTGAAACCGGAAGACGACTCGCCCCGGAGGCTGTGCCTCGTTTGCGGGGACTTCGCCTCCGGTTTCCACTACGGCGTGGCCTCCTGCGAGGCCTGCAAGGCCTTTTTCAAACGCACCATCCAGGGCAACATTGAGTACACGTGTCCCGCCTCCGGGGACTGCGAGATTAACAAAAGACGACGGAAGGCGTGTCAGGCCTGTCGCTTCCGGAAATGTTTACGTTCCGGGATGTTGAAGGAGGGAGTGCGGCTGGACAGGGTGAGGGGGGGCCGGCAAAAGTATCGACGGAACCCCGACAGTCCTTATCAGGTTCAGGTGGTGACGGCCTTGAAGCCTCACGTGTTATTGGAGG ATATAAAAATGCTGGAAGCGTTAGTTGCTTGCGAGCCGGACTGCTTGGAAATCAACACGACCTTGGAGGGTTCCAAGCATCGCACCCTGGCGATTTTGAGCGACTTGTACGATCGGGAGTTGGTGGGGATTATTGGGTGGGCCAAGCAAATACCTG GTTTTTCAGATTTGTCCTTGAACGACCAGATGAGGCTTTTGCAGAGCACTTGGGCGGAAATTTTGACTTTAACTTTGGCGTATCGCAGTTTGCCGTTGAGCAGTTTGGGCCGGTTGAAGTTCGCCATGGACTTCACCATGGACGAGAAACAATCGAAGGACTGCGGGGCCATCGAGTTATACCAGACC TGTTCCCATATTGTGGAACGTTTGGAGTCTTTGGCCATAAACAAGGAGGAGTACTACCTGCTCAAGGCTCTGGTGCTCACCAATTCCGACGTGAAACTGGACGAATATCAGAGTTTGAAGAAGTTCAGGGATGGGATTTTGGGGGCCATGTCGGATGCCATAAGCATATTGAG accGAATAATTGCCTGACCCAGATCCAGCAGATTATGCTGTGCCTCCCCGCTCTGAGACAAGCGGATCAGACGGTGCGGAAATTCTGGTCCGACGTCCACAGTCGGGATCTGGTGACGATGAACAAATTGTTTCTGGAAATGTTGGAGGCCTCCAATAATCGGTAG